A single window of Sporosarcina sp. FSL W7-1349 DNA harbors:
- the gltS gene encoding sodium/glutamate symporter: MTIELNQVTTIFLAIALLVLGRLLVRKVGVLQKFCIPAPVVGGLLFAILATILKSLGLLDFTLDTSLQSLFMLTFFTTVGLGASFKLVKLGGKLLIIYWLACGFLALAQNVIGVSMASLFDIHPLIGMMAGAVSMEGGHGAATAFGQTLEELGIESALSVGIAAATFGLVAGGLVGGPIVRFLISKYDLKPTETEEVDGFSVEKDEPEIGTNTFFTQILLITLCMALGTYLGDLFSTTTGFVLPGYVGAMFVAVIVRNVVDKMNPRAIHMKSIGLVGDITLGIFLSMALMSIKLWEVAGLALPLIIIVLVQVLFIVLFGIFVLFRLLGKNYDAAVMVAGFTGHGLGATPNAMANMAAVTERFGPSKKAYLVVPIVGAFLIDVFAMPIIITTINLFQ, encoded by the coding sequence ATGACAATCGAGCTGAATCAAGTCACGACCATCTTCCTCGCCATCGCCTTATTGGTGCTGGGCAGGTTGTTAGTAAGAAAAGTCGGGGTTTTGCAGAAATTCTGCATCCCGGCACCCGTCGTCGGCGGTTTGTTGTTCGCCATTCTAGCGACTATTTTAAAATCGCTCGGCCTGTTGGATTTCACATTGGATACATCGCTGCAAAGTTTGTTCATGTTGACCTTTTTCACGACGGTCGGGCTCGGTGCCAGTTTCAAACTGGTGAAACTGGGCGGGAAGCTGCTCATCATTTATTGGCTGGCTTGTGGATTTTTGGCCTTGGCTCAAAACGTCATCGGCGTCTCGATGGCTTCGCTCTTTGATATTCACCCGCTCATCGGAATGATGGCTGGAGCAGTATCGATGGAAGGCGGGCACGGGGCTGCAACCGCTTTCGGGCAAACCCTCGAAGAGCTTGGCATTGAGTCCGCCTTGTCCGTCGGGATTGCGGCCGCTACATTCGGGCTCGTCGCAGGGGGGCTCGTCGGCGGGCCGATCGTCCGTTTCCTCATTTCAAAATATGATTTGAAACCGACGGAAACCGAAGAAGTGGACGGCTTCTCGGTCGAGAAAGACGAACCGGAAATCGGGACGAACACGTTCTTCACGCAAATCTTGCTGATCACGCTTTGTATGGCACTCGGAACGTACTTGGGAGATTTATTCTCCACAACAACCGGATTTGTCCTGCCTGGCTATGTCGGGGCGATGTTCGTTGCGGTAATTGTTCGGAATGTCGTGGATAAAATGAATCCACGAGCCATCCATATGAAAAGCATCGGGCTCGTCGGCGATATTACATTAGGCATTTTCCTATCCATGGCGCTCATGAGCATCAAGCTATGGGAGGTTGCGGGACTCGCCCTTCCATTGATCATCATCGTCCTTGTCCAAGTGCTATTCATCGTCCTCTTCGGCATTTTTGTCCTATTCCGTCTCCTCGGGAAGAATTACGACGCAGCCGTCATGGTTGCGGGATTCACAGGACACGGATTAGGTGCCACACCAAATGCCATGGCAAACATGGCCGCGGTCACCGAGCGTTTCGGACCTTCGAAAAAAGCCTATCTCGTCGTGCCGATCGTCGGCGCATTCCTGATCGACGTCTTCGCCATGCCGATTATCATCACGACTATCAATTTGTTTCAATGA
- a CDS encoding flavin reductase family protein encodes MQKEMVNQTLFRDVMGNYPTGVTVVTTKDGQGTPVGLTVNSFASVSLDPLLILWSIDHAVSSLDVFKEAGKFAVNILAGDQPDLCKTFASKDTDRFANCVWKTSEHGLPVIENTFAVLQCETYKMVEAGDHTIMIGKVLDIEKKEKEPMLYHRRQFGSIPLSFYS; translated from the coding sequence ATGCAAAAAGAGATGGTCAACCAGACACTGTTTAGGGATGTTATGGGTAACTATCCGACAGGTGTTACGGTTGTAACGACAAAGGATGGACAAGGAACTCCTGTCGGGCTCACGGTAAATTCATTTGCTTCCGTCTCGTTAGACCCGTTACTGATCCTCTGGTCGATTGATCACGCTGTTTCTTCGCTAGATGTGTTTAAAGAAGCAGGAAAATTTGCTGTAAATATATTAGCGGGGGATCAACCAGACCTTTGCAAAACTTTTGCAAGTAAAGATACAGATCGCTTCGCAAACTGTGTTTGGAAAACGTCTGAACACGGTTTGCCGGTTATTGAGAATACGTTTGCAGTACTGCAATGCGAGACCTATAAAATGGTTGAGGCGGGGGATCACACCATTATGATCGGGAAGGTGTTGGACATTGAGAAAAAGGAAAAAGAACCGATGCTTTATCACCGCAGACAATTCGGCTCCATTCCACTTAGCTTTTATAGTTAA
- the dmpG gene encoding 4-hydroxy-2-oxovalerate aldolase: MSANREVYITEVAMRDGSHAIAHQFTLEQVRSLAKALDEANVPYIEVSHGDGLGGSSLQYGRSLTDEMELIEGAVDVCKQAKIAVLLLPGIGTQAELKQAAKLGAKMVRIATHVKEADVSPQHFALAKELGLETVGFLMMSHMASAEELVKQAKLMESYGADTVYVVDSAGALLPFQVRERIRALKDQLQVHVGFHAHNNLSLAMANTLVAIEEGATRIDGSIRCLGAGAGNTQTEVLTAVLDRMNIETGIDIYKMMDIAEEIVAPILPQPQEITRDSLVMGYAGVYSSFLLHAKRASEKFNVDGRDILIELGKRKVVGGQEDMIVDVAAELASKKK, translated from the coding sequence ATGAGTGCAAATCGAGAGGTTTACATTACGGAAGTCGCGATGCGCGACGGGAGCCATGCAATCGCCCATCAATTCACGTTAGAGCAGGTGCGAAGTTTAGCCAAAGCCTTGGATGAAGCGAATGTTCCATATATAGAAGTTTCCCATGGAGATGGCTTAGGCGGATCATCCTTGCAGTACGGCCGTTCATTGACGGATGAAATGGAATTGATCGAGGGCGCCGTTGACGTTTGTAAGCAAGCCAAGATCGCGGTTTTATTATTGCCGGGAATTGGAACGCAAGCTGAATTGAAACAGGCTGCTAAACTGGGAGCTAAAATGGTCCGGATCGCCACCCATGTTAAAGAAGCGGATGTTTCCCCACAACATTTTGCATTGGCAAAAGAACTAGGCTTGGAGACAGTGGGCTTTCTCATGATGTCCCATATGGCATCAGCTGAGGAATTGGTCAAACAGGCGAAGTTGATGGAAAGTTATGGAGCCGACACCGTATACGTTGTAGATTCAGCAGGAGCTCTTTTGCCGTTCCAGGTGAGAGAACGAATTCGCGCTTTGAAAGATCAATTACAAGTTCATGTCGGTTTTCATGCACATAACAATTTGTCCCTGGCGATGGCGAACACGTTGGTAGCTATTGAAGAAGGAGCGACTCGGATCGATGGTAGTATCCGCTGCTTGGGCGCAGGCGCAGGGAATACGCAGACGGAAGTCTTGACAGCCGTACTTGACCGGATGAATATTGAAACGGGGATCGATATTTATAAAATGATGGATATTGCTGAAGAAATCGTAGCGCCAATTTTGCCTCAGCCCCAAGAGATTACACGGGATAGTTTGGTGATGGGGTATGCAGGTGTCTACTCCAGCTTCTTGCTCCATGCCAAACGCGCATCCGAGAAATTCAATGTGGACGGTCGTGATATATTGATTGAATTAGGAAAGCGCAAGGTGGTCGGGGGCCAGGAAGATATGATTGTCGACGTAGCTGCCGAACTGGCTAGTAAGAAAAAATAA
- a CDS encoding acetaldehyde dehydrogenase (acetylating) yields the protein MTKVKTAILGSGNIGTDLMFKLLRSEVLEPTVMIGIDPESDGLRQAKERGLLTIDNCIDGFLEQSDLADIVIDATSAKAHIHHAKVLKQIGKQVLDLTPAAIGPPVVPPVNLREFLHEPNINMITCGGQATIPIVHAVNRIAPVTYAEIVATIASLSAGPGTRANIDEFTQTTARAIEKVGGAKQGKAIIILNPADPPIVMRDTVYMEVAEGTMDEGKITQSIKEIVADVQSYVPGYRMRTEPIFDGNKVTVFLEVEGSGDYLPTYAGNLDIMTASAVKVAEEFAKHHFKVEAGVQS from the coding sequence ATGACAAAAGTGAAGACAGCCATACTGGGCTCAGGAAATATTGGAACGGATTTAATGTTCAAGTTATTAAGATCCGAAGTCTTGGAGCCGACGGTCATGATTGGAATTGACCCGGAATCTGATGGGTTGAGACAAGCAAAAGAGAGAGGGTTACTTACCATCGATAACTGTATTGATGGCTTTCTCGAGCAATCTGACTTGGCGGATATCGTAATTGATGCGACATCTGCAAAAGCGCATATTCATCATGCAAAAGTTTTAAAACAGATTGGAAAGCAGGTGCTTGATCTGACGCCTGCTGCCATTGGTCCGCCTGTGGTGCCGCCAGTCAATCTTCGAGAATTTTTGCATGAACCGAATATTAATATGATTACTTGCGGAGGCCAGGCAACCATTCCAATTGTGCATGCTGTTAACCGGATTGCACCGGTTACGTATGCGGAAATCGTAGCGACCATTGCAAGTCTGAGTGCAGGTCCGGGAACCCGAGCAAATATTGATGAATTTACACAAACAACCGCCCGGGCGATCGAGAAAGTGGGAGGAGCCAAGCAAGGGAAAGCGATTATTATTCTTAATCCTGCTGATCCACCGATTGTGATGCGTGATACGGTGTATATGGAAGTTGCCGAAGGAACGATGGACGAAGGGAAAATCACCCAATCCATCAAGGAGATCGTAGCGGATGTTCAATCTTATGTGCCCGGCTATCGGATGCGGACGGAACCAATCTTTGATGGAAATAAAGTGACTGTTTTCCTGGAAGTCGAAGGATCGGGAGACTACTTACCTACATATGCCGGAAATCTGGATATTATGACAGCGTCTGCCGTGAAGGTAGCTGAGGAGTTTGCAAAACATCATTTCAAAGTGGAGGCGGGGGTGCAATCATGA
- a CDS encoding 2-keto-4-pentenoate hydratase, whose protein sequence is MTSKSIVELADYLWDAEQTGRGVQALTELHPELSIFEAYQVQLHNIDKKLKSGQTVTGKKIGLTSLAMQELLGVDQPDYGHLLDSMVVENGGEVPYSKVMQPKVEGEIAFVLKEDLVGPSITIEDVWKATDYVLPSIEIVDSRVKNWQIKLEDTIADNASSGLYVLGGQPVRIADVDLKQVKMVLKKNGSIVNTGVGAAVLGDPAYAVAWLANKLHEFGIVLKAGEVILSGALSAAVEAQPRDTFSIEIDHLGEASVTFS, encoded by the coding sequence ATGACAAGCAAAAGCATTGTAGAATTAGCAGATTATTTATGGGATGCCGAACAGACTGGACGAGGTGTACAAGCGTTGACAGAACTTCACCCAGAACTCAGCATTTTCGAAGCCTATCAGGTTCAGCTGCACAATATTGACAAGAAGCTGAAAAGCGGTCAAACCGTAACTGGAAAAAAGATTGGATTAACTTCCTTGGCTATGCAGGAACTACTAGGCGTTGACCAACCTGACTATGGGCATCTCCTGGATAGCATGGTCGTGGAGAATGGGGGCGAGGTTCCTTACTCCAAGGTCATGCAGCCAAAGGTAGAAGGAGAGATTGCCTTTGTCCTGAAGGAAGACTTGGTCGGCCCGTCTATAACAATAGAAGATGTCTGGAAGGCTACGGATTACGTTTTACCCTCCATTGAAATTGTGGATAGCCGAGTGAAGAATTGGCAGATCAAGCTGGAGGATACGATCGCAGATAATGCGTCCAGTGGTTTGTATGTGCTGGGAGGGCAGCCCGTACGTATAGCTGACGTCGATTTGAAGCAAGTCAAGATGGTATTGAAGAAAAATGGAAGCATTGTAAACACAGGCGTTGGCGCTGCGGTTCTCGGAGATCCTGCGTACGCGGTGGCCTGGTTAGCCAACAAACTGCATGAATTCGGCATTGTATTGAAGGCGGGCGAAGTCATTTTATCCGGTGCGTTGTCGGCCGCAGTCGAGGCACAGCCGCGGGACACGTTCAGCATCGAAATCGATCATTTAGGAGAAGCGAGTGTTACTTTTTCATAA
- a CDS encoding VOC family protein yields the protein MNPEIAKLGHVSLVTPNLEKSLWFFHEVLGLEITERSSDTVYLRAYGEFEHHSLVLKAGDRAYMDHIGWRVKRPEDVEQFEHLLKQSGTEVQKILKGHEAGQGDAIRFQMPTGHNFELYYDVQKPLAPEGERSVLKNQTHKAWNRGISPRRIDHVNVWTTHDPSVSHNWLSEQLGFKMREYIRVNNEQVLAGWMSVTPLVHDIAVMGMPNAATPARLHHVAYWLDNAQDVLRACDILRENGIVPDSGPGKHGISQALFTYVRDPGSGHRVELFSNSYLIFDPDWEPLEWTEKDMDLGLTYWGPTEYVPNQNNHAMDQTTEALSQLSSLAAVAKD from the coding sequence ATGAATCCTGAAATTGCGAAATTAGGTCACGTTTCTCTCGTCACCCCTAATTTAGAGAAGTCTCTTTGGTTTTTTCATGAAGTACTTGGCCTAGAAATCACGGAACGGTCAAGTGATACTGTTTATCTGCGGGCGTATGGAGAATTTGAACATCACAGCCTCGTTTTGAAGGCTGGAGACCGAGCTTACATGGACCATATCGGATGGCGAGTGAAGCGTCCAGAGGATGTGGAGCAATTTGAGCATCTATTGAAACAGTCCGGCACAGAAGTTCAAAAAATATTGAAAGGCCATGAAGCGGGACAGGGAGATGCTATTCGATTCCAGATGCCGACAGGCCATAACTTTGAATTATATTACGACGTGCAAAAACCGCTTGCTCCGGAGGGCGAACGTTCTGTCTTGAAAAACCAAACACATAAAGCGTGGAATCGGGGTATTTCCCCACGCAGAATCGATCATGTGAACGTTTGGACTACACACGATCCAAGTGTTTCGCATAATTGGCTATCAGAGCAATTGGGCTTTAAAATGCGGGAGTATATCCGGGTGAATAACGAACAAGTACTTGCCGGATGGATGAGTGTTACTCCACTAGTCCATGATATTGCAGTCATGGGCATGCCAAACGCCGCCACACCTGCAAGGCTCCATCACGTGGCCTATTGGTTGGACAACGCGCAAGATGTGCTACGAGCATGCGATATTCTTCGGGAGAATGGAATCGTTCCGGATTCGGGTCCTGGAAAACACGGTATTAGCCAGGCGCTCTTCACTTATGTCCGGGATCCTGGAAGTGGTCACCGGGTGGAATTGTTCAGCAACAGCTATCTCATTTTCGATCCGGATTGGGAGCCGCTTGAATGGACGGAAAAGGATATGGATCTTGGATTGACATATTGGGGACCAACAGAATATGTTCCAAATCAAAACAATCATGCTATGGATCAAACAACAGAAGCGCTAAGCCAATTATCTTCTTTAGCTGCGGTTGCAAAAGATTGA
- a CDS encoding acyl-CoA dehydrogenase family protein yields MKQNVADIGVLQTHEDLVEKAKNFVPTLRARGSETEELRRVPEDIMTALKEEGLFKILRPRRYGGHQANMRTYLDCLVEISRGCGSTGWVYSLCNIRELMIAESFSEKAHEEIYGPGTDVVFAGVFEPREIQVRRVEGGYHIDEGRWMFCSGSVHATWGYFGMPLVDKAGAVVDHGLITMPFKDIEIGDDWRTLGMRGTSSHGVVIRDTFIPDHRAVSLSEAKNGNFQSAHLRDESLYNTALFPALNLSLAAPALGLARAALDIFMERLPNRRISYTFYDKQSEAPVTHLQLSEASLKIDSAAMHFQRVADELDATAKSGQYMDPDMRIKLNGDMGIAVEYCKEAINILIGSSGGSYIYDGNPLQRVFRDFWSMYVHGAILPTSQLETYGRSLCGLEPNKDFI; encoded by the coding sequence ATGAAGCAAAACGTAGCGGATATTGGTGTATTGCAAACCCATGAAGATCTAGTAGAGAAGGCGAAAAACTTCGTACCTACATTGCGTGCCCGGGGGAGTGAGACAGAAGAACTTCGGAGAGTTCCGGAAGATATCATGACTGCACTAAAAGAGGAGGGGCTCTTTAAAATCCTTCGCCCCCGACGATACGGCGGCCATCAAGCGAATATGCGGACGTATTTGGACTGTCTCGTTGAAATTTCCCGCGGTTGCGGATCGACTGGTTGGGTCTATTCCCTATGTAATATCCGCGAATTAATGATAGCGGAATCATTTTCAGAAAAGGCGCATGAAGAAATATATGGTCCGGGAACGGACGTCGTGTTTGCAGGTGTCTTTGAACCACGGGAAATCCAAGTCCGCCGTGTGGAGGGGGGCTACCATATTGACGAGGGGAGATGGATGTTCTGCTCGGGCAGTGTCCATGCGACATGGGGCTACTTTGGGATGCCGCTCGTCGATAAGGCGGGCGCCGTCGTAGATCATGGTTTGATCACTATGCCGTTCAAAGACATTGAAATTGGCGACGACTGGCGTACGCTTGGAATGAGAGGGACATCGAGCCATGGCGTTGTGATCAGGGATACATTCATCCCAGACCATCGTGCTGTCTCCTTATCAGAAGCCAAAAACGGGAACTTCCAATCGGCCCATTTGCGGGATGAGTCATTATATAATACGGCGCTTTTCCCGGCACTCAATCTGTCGTTAGCCGCTCCAGCGTTGGGGCTTGCCAGAGCCGCCTTGGACATTTTTATGGAAAGGCTTCCAAACCGCAGAATCAGTTATACATTTTATGATAAACAAAGCGAAGCGCCCGTGACGCATTTGCAGTTATCTGAAGCTTCATTGAAAATCGACTCGGCAGCGATGCACTTCCAGCGTGTGGCGGATGAACTCGATGCTACCGCAAAAAGCGGACAGTATATGGATCCGGACATGCGTATTAAACTCAATGGAGATATGGGAATTGCTGTGGAATATTGCAAAGAAGCGATCAATATTTTAATTGGCTCTAGTGGCGGATCGTATATTTATGATGGCAACCCGCTGCAACGAGTATTCCGTGATTTCTGGTCGATGTATGTTCATGGTGCAATTTTGCCGACTTCCCAATTGGAAACTTACGGTCGCTCCTTGTGCGGATTAGAACCTAATAAAGATTTTATTTAA
- a CDS encoding alpha/beta fold hydrolase encodes MSQISTKRIQTGDYETVFHEGGEQNKETVLFLHGGGPGATAMSNWKNILPEFSERYHVVAPDLRGFGSTDHPEEPPTEMLGWMRQRVDQIAALMEQLNIEKAHVVGNSMGGALALNLLISIPERFDRVILMGSAGASTEPTPELYRMANFYKDPTPVALENLFKWFVYDEAILGDQLAAITEERFQEVMRPEVRKSYESMFKSPPYMTIPPAALRRMEQPFLILHGRDDRFVPYEGSLQFLTHLPNAQLHVFDRCGHWVQVERKKEFVKLVSDFFAEEL; translated from the coding sequence ATGTCACAAATTTCAACAAAGAGAATACAAACTGGAGATTATGAAACGGTATTTCATGAGGGAGGGGAGCAAAACAAGGAGACTGTCCTATTTCTTCATGGAGGCGGTCCCGGGGCTACCGCAATGTCCAATTGGAAAAATATCTTACCTGAATTTAGCGAACGGTATCATGTGGTGGCTCCCGACCTTCGAGGCTTTGGCAGTACGGATCATCCTGAAGAGCCGCCAACTGAAATGTTGGGATGGATGCGTCAAAGAGTGGATCAGATCGCGGCCTTAATGGAGCAGCTAAATATCGAAAAAGCACATGTAGTCGGGAATTCCATGGGAGGGGCACTTGCCCTGAACTTGCTCATCAGTATTCCGGAACGATTCGACCGCGTGATTCTAATGGGCAGCGCAGGCGCATCCACGGAACCGACACCAGAGCTTTATAGAATGGCCAACTTTTATAAAGACCCAACGCCTGTTGCGCTTGAGAATTTATTTAAGTGGTTTGTGTACGATGAAGCTATCCTAGGAGACCAACTTGCAGCGATTACTGAGGAACGGTTCCAGGAAGTCATGCGTCCTGAGGTCCGAAAATCTTATGAATCGATGTTTAAAAGCCCTCCGTATATGACTATTCCTCCAGCTGCGCTCAGAAGAATGGAGCAACCGTTTTTAATTCTTCATGGGCGGGACGATCGTTTTGTCCCGTACGAAGGAAGTCTTCAGTTTTTAACACATTTACCAAACGCGCAATTGCATGTGTTTGACCGTTGTGGCCATTGGGTGCAAGTTGAACGGAAAAAAGAATTTGTAAAACTAGTCTCGGATTTCTTTGCGGAAGAACTATAA
- a CDS encoding V4R domain-containing protein: protein MKNIGMKRTKGFLLHYGWEMGISDAERELASQAPLNTLLKQGPVYHHLNGYINSIIYEADFELGHDQSVKSVKGEGIWLGSYEAEEHIKHLSVSDTPVCHMNIGYLNGYLSTICNHPVIAKEVSCVGMGDEKCNWIVKSKEYWEEDIQDELQYYHQTPIVEELEYTYEQLLEQRNYIMKVSDVHKRLTEDIIKGKDLQSIINSVYEISEIPCMIRDLNFRTLVYSGLTKEEIQNLETDFNESIQGKNNAETLFTETGTELTTFEYNTVISTDLQERLLVPITVSGKIVGYCTFIYMEGKNSYQENDTLILERVANAVSLFLLNEKTSFEAFERMKGSFLEQLLNKQYVLRKEILRRGTYVNMDLSQPFHIIVLGYDKRQVDNMNDEFLLHEQILETAHNYFQGQQRHILISQREGNLVCLISNENESGIVELSHNFLSFLKKSFENCSFKIGISAKGKEIESASKHYDEALVAQRMAVTKKVVSFQDLGIVGVLINSSNVETIKSLASNMLGPFYNGDSIQDDKLIKTLYLFLANGGRLEQTMRDLSLSMSGLLYRINKIESALKKDLRDPDDSHQLFLLLEALVALGQLELE, encoded by the coding sequence ATCAAAAACATCGGAATGAAACGAACGAAAGGATTTCTTCTCCACTATGGGTGGGAAATGGGAATCAGTGATGCTGAAAGAGAATTGGCATCTCAAGCTCCACTTAATACATTACTAAAGCAAGGTCCCGTTTATCATCATCTGAACGGATATATTAATAGCATTATATACGAGGCGGATTTTGAATTAGGGCATGATCAATCCGTTAAGTCCGTCAAAGGGGAAGGGATATGGCTTGGGTCTTATGAGGCAGAAGAGCATATAAAACATCTGTCTGTTTCCGACACGCCCGTTTGTCACATGAATATTGGTTATTTAAATGGATATTTATCAACGATCTGTAACCATCCTGTTATCGCTAAGGAAGTCTCTTGTGTCGGCATGGGAGACGAGAAATGCAATTGGATCGTAAAATCAAAAGAGTATTGGGAAGAAGATATTCAGGATGAATTGCAATATTATCACCAAACGCCAATTGTAGAGGAATTGGAATATACGTATGAGCAACTATTGGAACAGCGCAATTATATAATGAAAGTATCAGATGTGCATAAAAGATTGACGGAAGATATTATAAAAGGGAAGGATCTGCAGTCCATTATAAACAGTGTTTATGAAATTTCCGAAATCCCATGTATGATTCGTGATTTGAATTTTCGGACACTTGTATATTCTGGCCTGACAAAGGAAGAAATACAAAACTTAGAAACGGATTTCAATGAATCGATACAGGGAAAGAATAATGCTGAAACTTTGTTTACGGAGACAGGAACGGAACTAACTACTTTCGAATATAACACGGTGATCAGCACAGATCTTCAAGAGCGTCTTCTGGTTCCCATTACTGTAAGCGGAAAAATCGTCGGTTACTGTACGTTTATCTATATGGAAGGCAAAAACAGCTATCAAGAGAATGATACACTCATACTGGAAAGGGTCGCTAATGCTGTGTCTTTATTTCTTTTAAATGAGAAGACAAGCTTTGAAGCATTTGAACGGATGAAAGGGAGTTTCCTGGAGCAGTTATTAAATAAACAATATGTACTGCGAAAAGAAATCCTAAGACGTGGAACCTATGTGAACATGGATCTTTCGCAGCCCTTTCATATCATCGTACTAGGATATGACAAAAGACAAGTAGATAATATGAATGATGAGTTTTTGCTGCATGAGCAAATATTAGAAACGGCACATAACTATTTCCAGGGACAACAACGTCATATTTTGATTAGCCAACGAGAGGGAAATCTCGTTTGTTTAATAAGTAACGAAAATGAAAGTGGGATTGTTGAACTCTCACATAATTTCTTAAGCTTTTTAAAAAAGTCTTTTGAAAATTGCAGTTTCAAAATCGGTATCAGTGCTAAGGGCAAAGAAATAGAGTCAGCGTCTAAACATTATGACGAAGCATTAGTTGCACAAAGGATGGCTGTGACGAAAAAAGTAGTTTCATTTCAGGATTTGGGAATTGTAGGCGTATTGATTAATTCATCTAACGTCGAAACTATTAAATCGTTAGCAAGCAATATGTTGGGTCCTTTTTATAATGGGGATAGTATTCAAGACGATAAACTTATTAAAACGCTTTATTTGTTTTTAGCCAATGGGGGAAGGTTAGAGCAGACAATGAGAGATCTTTCGTTATCAATGAGCGGATTATTATACCGGATAAATAAAATAGAATCTGCCCTTAAAAAAGATTTACGTGATCCTGATGATAGTCATCAGCTATTTCTGCTGTTAGAAGCCTTGGTCGCACTCGGACAATTAGAATTAGAGTAA
- the ltrA gene encoding group II intron reverse transcriptase/maturase, which translates to MEQRGGISLIDKVVDINNLFNACKKVKANKGAPGVDGMTVEELFGHVAKYRDHLIRKLKDGSYEPLPVKRVEIPKPDGSKRKLGIPCVRDRMVQQAIYQVIGKVIDPYFSDMSFGFRPKRNQHQAIRQTIAYYEQGYKIVVDCDLKSYFDTIHHQKLMEYLKEFISDKIVLKLIWKFLKSGILEGGLISPTEEGAPQGGVLSPLLSNVYLNQLDRELERRGHKFVRFADDFCIYVKSRRAGERVLGNVSKFLEEDLKLTVNQKKSKVGSPVKLKFLGFCLHSTAKGVGCRPHQSAKKRFKAKLKGITKRNRAGHFEQIAKELNQVTVGWINYYGIGLMKQFIRSMAQWLNHRLRQLIWKRWKKTKTKYSQLRRLGIWHEEAWKVANSRKGYWRVSKSETLHKAIKTETLKKWGLKDLNHLYERRYLSY; encoded by the coding sequence ATGGAACAACGGGGTGGTATCAGTTTGATTGACAAAGTGGTGGATATCAACAATCTCTTCAATGCCTGCAAGAAAGTGAAGGCAAATAAAGGGGCGCCCGGTGTTGACGGAATGACAGTAGAGGAACTCTTTGGTCACGTCGCCAAATACCGCGACCATCTGATTCGGAAACTGAAAGACGGTTCGTACGAACCATTGCCTGTCAAACGGGTGGAAATTCCGAAACCGGATGGGTCAAAACGGAAATTGGGTATCCCTTGTGTTCGTGACCGAATGGTTCAGCAAGCAATCTATCAAGTGATTGGCAAGGTAATTGACCCGTACTTCTCCGATATGAGTTTCGGATTCCGTCCAAAGAGGAACCAGCATCAAGCCATCAGGCAAACCATCGCGTACTACGAACAAGGGTACAAAATTGTGGTTGATTGTGACCTGAAAAGTTACTTCGACACCATACATCATCAGAAATTGATGGAATACCTCAAAGAGTTCATCAGCGATAAGATTGTCCTGAAACTGATTTGGAAATTCCTCAAGAGCGGCATCTTGGAAGGCGGGCTTATCAGTCCGACAGAAGAAGGTGCTCCACAGGGCGGTGTTCTTTCTCCACTTCTTAGCAATGTCTACCTGAACCAATTGGACAGGGAACTGGAGAGAAGGGGACACAAATTCGTACGATTCGCAGATGACTTTTGTATTTATGTCAAAAGTAGACGGGCTGGGGAACGTGTACTGGGGAATGTCTCCAAGTTTCTCGAAGAAGACTTGAAACTAACCGTGAATCAAAAGAAGAGTAAAGTCGGTTCTCCAGTCAAACTGAAATTCCTGGGTTTTTGTCTACATTCCACCGCTAAAGGAGTCGGATGTAGACCACACCAATCTGCCAAGAAACGGTTCAAAGCCAAACTAAAAGGCATCACGAAACGGAATCGCGCGGGTCACTTCGAACAGATTGCCAAAGAACTAAATCAAGTGACAGTGGGTTGGATCAACTACTATGGAATTGGATTGATGAAACAATTTATCCGTTCCATGGCACAATGGTTAAACCATCGATTACGTCAATTGATATGGAAGCGTTGGAAGAAGACGAAGACGAAATACAGTCAACTACGCAGGCTTGGCATCTGGCACGAGGAAGCCTGGAAAGTGGCAAATTCCCGAAAGGGATATTGGCGAGTGTCCAAAAGCGAAACGCTCCACAAGGCAATCAAAACAGAAACGCTCAAAAAGTGGGGTCTGAAAGACCTGAACCACTTATATGAGCGTCGATACTTAAGTTATTGA